TCCATTTAATAATTCTGTACCGCCATTCGCTTCTAATTGATTAATATAATTGAGTGCTTTTTCTCGGTTAGCAGGAGTATTTTCTAAGGGAGTTTCGGATAACGTATTCGTCGTATTTGCAAAATCAATAATGGTAAAGGTATCTTCAGCATTTAATCCTTGAATAAACCGTTTCATTAATTCTTTGGATTTTGTTAAGGGTTCACCTTCTTGGGAACCGGAAGTATCCATTAAAAAGATAACGTCTTTGGGAATAATTTGATTGGGATTATAACGAATTGCAGGTAACAGATAAGTAGCAAAATGTCCCCCCTGTTGATCAGCTTCTGTTAATACCGTTGCCCTTGTATTTTCTCCTGAAATTTGATATCTTAGAATTAGATCTTTATTCGGAATTTGATCCGAGTCATCTAAACGCACAAAAACTCGATTTCCTTGTTGTTGGGTAATAATTTTATGGGAAGTTGAACGAACATTTTCAATAGGAATCCCTGCATCAATTTCAAGATCTACTTGAATTTTATGCTCTGATTTTGTATTGGGATCAATAATAGGCGGTGTAATCCGATCTGCATCGGGGACTTGATTGGTATTGGGTTGATTTTTATCAATTAATTGACCCGGAATATAACGGGGGCCAACCACCATCGGAAACACAAATTCATAATCTCCCCCTTCAAATTTTAACTGATCAATATAGCGAATCGTTACGGATATTTGCTCACCTGGTTGAATATTGGCTACAGACTGAGTAAAAATATTATCTCGTTCCTGTTCTAATAAAGCTGCGGTGCGACCTTGATCTTTAGCGCGTTGATAGATTTCTCTCGCGCCTTCTTTGGTTTCAATTCTCGATTTTATCGTGCGATCGCCAATTTTAATCACCATTTGATCAACAGCGGCTTGATCAGGAAGGGGAAACACATAAATCGCTTCTAAAGGTTCTTTAAACGGATTTTCAAAGGTTTGAGAAACTTCTACCTCAGAAAGATTTCCTGAAATTTTAGCGTTAACCTGGGTTTTTTTGAGGGGAAAAACTTGAGTTTGAGTAGAAGATTGAACATATAATCCTCCTACAGGTTTCTCAGATAATTGTTGAGGAAGTTGTGCTAATTTTAACGTTGAAGATTGCTGTTCCAACTGTTGAACGGGACTCGCCAATGTGGGAGAAGTATTCCCGATAAAATTGAAACCGCTAAAAATCAGAATTCCCCAAGAAAGTCTTGCTAAAGTCAATAAAGAGTTCATGAATAAGACTGCCATTATTTAAGTTACAATATGAATCAGGTCTATAAACTAAGACCTAATAAGGATCATAAACGTTCCTGAGCTACATTACTTTTTAGCATTCAGAAGACTCCTGTAGGGACAGCTACAGCTTGCACCTACAATTCATGATTCTATCGTGTTTTGTCCTATATCCTTGCTCAAATTTAAAATTAAACTCTGGATCAGGTCAGTAAACCCCTATAATTGAAACTTAGGTTAGGAATAGAATTTCTATAGTACGTTTTCTCAGAATAAATTATTGATTTCCTATGCTTCACAACACTCTCCCTATTCGGATTTTTATAAGTACCGGAGAAGTTTCCGGTGATTTACAAGGATCACTGTTAATTGAAGCTTTATTCAGACAAGCTAAAAAGGCAGGAATATTAATAGAAATTATAGCATTAGGGGGAGAAAAAATGGCAGCCGCAGGAGCACTATTATTAGGGAATACCACAGGAATTGGTTCCGTTGGAATTTTAGAATCTATCCCCTATATTATCCCGACCTATTTGATGCAAAAACAAGTCAAACACTATTTAAAAGAGCATCCTCCTGATTTAGTGATTTTAATTGATTATATGGGGCCAAATATTGGGATAGGGAATTTTATTAAACATAACTTGCCAACAATTCCTATTTTTTATTATATTGCACCGCAGGAATGGGTTTGGTCAATCGGCTCTCGCAGTACAGCACAAATTGTTAAACTAACGCATCGTATTCTTGCCATTTTTCCTGAAGAAGCACGTTATTTTCAATCAAAAGGTGCGAAGGTGACATGGGTAGGTCATCCTTTATTAGATCGAATGAAAATGGCTCCAAGTCGTGAAGAATCTCGCCGAAAATTAGGCATTCAACCGGATGAAATTGCGATCGCTTTACTTCCGGCTTCTCGATGGCAAGAAATTAAATATTTAATGCCCATATTATTTGAAGCGGCTCAACAAATTCAAGCTAAAATACCCCAGGTAAAATTTTGGATTCCCTTATCTTTACCTGACTATAAAATAGCGATTGAAACAGCTATAAAAAACTATCAACTGAATGCCGTTTTAGTTTCAACTACATCGAGTTACTATCAAACCTTAGAAGTGTTATCTGCCGCCGATTTAGCCATTACAAAATCAGGAACCGTTAACTTAGAAATTGCCTTATTAAAGGTTCCCCAAGTTGTCGTTTATCGAGTCAGTGCTTTAACGGCTTGGGTTGCTCGTCATTTCCTGAAATTTTCGATTCCGTTTATGTCCCCGACTAATTTAGTGCAAATGCAAGCCATTGTTCCTGAATTATTACAAGAAAAAGCCACTCCCGAAAATATCCTTCAAGAGGCGATAGAATTATTAACAAATCAACAAAAACGACAAGAAATGTTAAATCAGTATCAACAGATGAAACAAGCGTTAGGAGAGGAGGGAGTGTGCGATCGCGCGGCTTTAGAAATTCTTAAGAGTCTCTCTCAGTAAGCAACCCTTAATTTTTATTTTTTACCGAATTGCTGTAAAATAGTAATCAATAAACGATTTAGGAGGAAAATTCCCTTGCCTATTATCGTAGTTCAAGAGTTAACCCCAAGCCAAGTACAAGATTTAGAGCAACTTTATAAACAAGGATGGTGGAGTCATCAACGCACCTCAAAAGACATTCAAAAAATGCTAAATCACTCCGATATTATAATCGGTCTAGTAGACTCTGATACCCAGAAATTAATCGGATTTACGCGAGTTTTAACAGATTATACCTATCGAGCCTTAATTTGGGATGTTTTAGTCAAGAGTTCCTATCAAAATCAAGGATTAGGGAAAAAATTAATCGATGAAATTCTAACTCATCCCACTTTAAAAGATGTTGAAGCCTTTCTATTAATGTGTTTACCTGAAATGGTTCCTTTTTATGAAAAATTAGGCTTTCATTCATCCGATAGTGTCAAATTAATGAGCTTAGAAACCTCAACTCATTATCAAGAATTTTAAGAAAAACTAGGGAATATAGCGCTACGCATTACAGTTAGGACATTTCCAAATCCTGAAACCCTTTCACTTCTTACTGTTCGGTGTTCCCAGTTAAGCTGTTCCCTCTTCAAGTAGCGCTATAGATAAAAAAATAGGAATCAGACAGAAGCCTCATTCCTCAAGCATAAATAAACTGATATTGAAACCTATTCCCTGTTCCCTACAAGATGAAATTTATTTTTCAAAATTGGAAGGACTATCAACCTCATCATCGGAATAGTCAACGGGTCGATATTCAACATAATCAGTTGAATTTGTGTTGCGATTGCGATCTTCAGAATAACGATATTCTGAAGAAGAAGAAGAAGAAGAAGAGGAGGGACGACGACGAGAACGGGGTGTTTCAGAAACTTCCCAATCCTCTTTCTCTACTGAAGGTGATGCGGGAGGACGGTTAGGACGCTTTCTAGCCGATCTTTCTTCCCGTTCTCTGGGGGGTTCTCCCCAGTCAGATGCAGTGTCAGGACGAGATTCAGGACGGGGACGACGCTTGCGAGGACGATCTTCTACCGGAGGATAGTCAACACTGCTATTTTTGCGGCTAGAGGGACGCCGACGGACAGCATCATCGTCATAGCTATCGGCTCTACTTAAACGAGTATCCCGACTCCCGCGAATTTGACGAGCCATGGGCATATATTCGTCGGTGGGTTCGAGTTCGTCTAATTCTGCATCGACCCGATAAACGTTACTGACATAGCGTTCATCGTCCACAATCGGAGCTCGTTCTTTGGCTTGGACAACAGCAATTCCTCGGAGGCGAATACTTTCCACCGCAAAGAAAATCGCACTTCCCGTTAATAAAAATTGGCCAAACGCTAGAATGGGATCAAGTCGCCATCCCTGAAAGAGCAGAATTCCGCCACAGAGTAACCCGATGGCCGCAAAGAAAATATCATGATCCCGTGCCAGCTTTGGACGCCAGGAACGCAGGAAATATAATCCAGCACCAGCAACCGCGAGCATAATCCCGACTAAGCTGCTGAAATTTAAACCTAAATTAACCATTATTCGTTCTCCTATGCCAGTCCTATCTTAGCGAGTTCTCTTGAGAATCTCTACTGATCGGCACTTGTGGATGCGTATTGTTGGCAAAATAAACAGGAGGGGCTAGGGATTCAGATTAAGTTCTGACTTCTTAGCCCCTAAGTTTATCGGTTTAACAAGGATTTTGGCAAGTGTACCAAGACTTGTCTCCAGAGAGTCAGTCTAGGAACGAATGACTTTATCCTTCTGACTGATAAAAATCAGACCGACGGTAGCGGGAATCACCACAATCAGAATTCCAGCCAGCAAACTATAGAAAAAGTTCATCAATGAAGGTGTCATAACAAATGCGATCCTTGTCTTAGAATAATTTCTTGGTCTACTATTTTAACAATACTTGACACTCCATCGTCCTAGAAAGGCGATAATTCTGAGTTAATCCAGTTTTCGGTTAAAATCTGGGGCAGCCATTCCCCGGTTTCTGAGAAAATACCCCAAAACCGTTAAAATTAATCTCAGAAGCAGTAACAAAACTTAAAATATTTTGTCTCATCTTATGAATACAACCATTTTAATGTGGGGTTTAGGCTTAATTCTAGGTTTAATGACGTTTTTGTTTATTTTCAGAATCGTCCTAACTTGGTATCCCCAAGTCAATCAACAGCGTTTTCCCTTCAACTTGATTGTTTGGCCGACAGAACCCTTTTTAGTCGTCACCCGTAAAATCGTTCCTCCTTTGGGAGGTGTAGATATCACCCCGATTATCTGGGTGGGGATTTTCAGTCTGCTGCGGGAAATACTCCTCGGTCAACAGGGTTTATTAAGAATGCTTTAACAACCCCTGTAAAAGGCTGGGAACTCAACCCATCTTGTTTTCTATCTAGCTCTTGCCTTTTGCAAATGTCCTAATTTTCGTAATAGGTGTAACTCCCACCATCGCAGACATTCACTGCCGATTGAATTAAAGCACCTCGTCCAACGCTGCCATCATCACTAGGGCCTAATACCCCTTTGAAATCATAGTTGCAATCTTCACGGCCATCATCAATCGTGATTTCCGTTGACTCTCCTGGGGGAAGAACATCAACTCCCAAAATATCTTCTTCCCAATCACTGGTACTTGGAGGCGAAGCATAGAATGATTCTAAAGTTCGGCTGGTACCGTTAACGAGAGTGAATTTTACACTTTGAGTCTGGGCTTTCGCTCCAGTTGCAAATAAACTCAGTAGCAGGGTTAGTCCAATTAATACTCTAAATTTCAACATGGGTGACAATCCGGTAGAAATCATAGTTGAGTTTTTGACACTCCCGGTGCCTAAAGGCTTGGGGATTCTGGGTTCAATGAAACCACTTAATCAAAGTACCTTGCAGTGCTTTAACCAGAGGTGGGATTCTCCCCCAGCGTAAATTTGGATATGCCCTACCCTATTCGCATAACTGCGAGTTCTTTTTTGTTTAAAAACTGGTCGTCTAGTTCCCCTGAATCTTTTACCCACTGCTGGGGAAAACTAGAACTGTGCAGTAGAACCGCATAGATTCACTTGTCAAGGTGAGCGTGCGTTTTACCCTTAGGCAACTAGGTTTTTAGACAGGTTATTTACCGTTCCTGTTATCCGAAATCGTAGCACCATTGGATGTCAATAGACAACCCAATATAAAGCCCTCCTAGAAGGACAGGGTTTTAAACCCATTTTTCTGATAACAACACAACGACCCTGAACATCCGAGAATTTACTTAACTTTGACGTAGTGGCCTATTGACCCCAGAGGGCGAGATTGTAAGCTTTTAATATTATTAGAGAAGGATTGGATTAAACGGCTGAATCAAAAAGGTGTATTATGTCCGATATCTTGGGGGTTTTGCCCTGAATCTTCATAACAACTCTATTGTCTAAGCCTATTTATGTTACGCCGAATTATTCAATTTTTCAAACGACTGATTCAACGCCTGTTTGGGAAACAGCCCTCTCCTCCATCCCCAACTTCCGAAGCCCTTCCCACTCGGACAGATACGGAATATGAAGCACTGTTTCTGCAACTCTTGGACACAGTGCAACAAGGCGCTAGTCGGGGACAAGTTAAAGGCTGGTTGATTGGGAATAAAGTTCAAGAAGGGGAGTTAGTGGCTTGGTTACAACGCTTTGGAACCCGACTCCTACAAACACCTAGCCAACATGAAGAACTCGCACGACGAATGTTACTGTTAGCGAGTTTGGAA
This DNA window, taken from Planktothrix sp. FACHB-1365, encodes the following:
- the lpxB gene encoding lipid-A-disaccharide synthase codes for the protein MLHNTLPIRIFISTGEVSGDLQGSLLIEALFRQAKKAGILIEIIALGGEKMAAAGALLLGNTTGIGSVGILESIPYIIPTYLMQKQVKHYLKEHPPDLVILIDYMGPNIGIGNFIKHNLPTIPIFYYIAPQEWVWSIGSRSTAQIVKLTHRILAIFPEEARYFQSKGAKVTWVGHPLLDRMKMAPSREESRRKLGIQPDEIAIALLPASRWQEIKYLMPILFEAAQQIQAKIPQVKFWIPLSLPDYKIAIETAIKNYQLNAVLVSTTSSYYQTLEVLSAADLAITKSGTVNLEIALLKVPQVVVYRVSALTAWVARHFLKFSIPFMSPTNLVQMQAIVPELLQEKATPENILQEAIELLTNQQKRQEMLNQYQQMKQALGEEGVCDRAALEILKSLSQ
- a CDS encoding Ycf66 family protein; translation: MVNLGLNFSSLVGIMLAVAGAGLYFLRSWRPKLARDHDIFFAAIGLLCGGILLFQGWRLDPILAFGQFLLTGSAIFFAVESIRLRGIAVVQAKERAPIVDDERYVSNVYRVDAELDELEPTDEYMPMARQIRGSRDTRLSRADSYDDDAVRRRPSSRKNSSVDYPPVEDRPRKRRPRPESRPDTASDWGEPPREREERSARKRPNRPPASPSVEKEDWEVSETPRSRRRPSSSSSSSSSEYRYSEDRNRNTNSTDYVEYRPVDYSDDEVDSPSNFEK
- the psbX gene encoding photosystem II reaction center X protein, which encodes MTPSLMNFFYSLLAGILIVVIPATVGLIFISQKDKVIRS
- a CDS encoding VIT domain-containing protein, which encodes MNSLLTLARLSWGILIFSGFNFIGNTSPTLASPVQQLEQQSSTLKLAQLPQQLSEKPVGGLYVQSSTQTQVFPLKKTQVNAKISGNLSEVEVSQTFENPFKEPLEAIYVFPLPDQAAVDQMVIKIGDRTIKSRIETKEGAREIYQRAKDQGRTAALLEQERDNIFTQSVANIQPGEQISVTIRYIDQLKFEGGDYEFVFPMVVGPRYIPGQLIDKNQPNTNQVPDADRITPPIIDPNTKSEHKIQVDLEIDAGIPIENVRSTSHKIITQQQGNRVFVRLDDSDQIPNKDLILRYQISGENTRATVLTEADQQGGHFATYLLPAIRYNPNQIIPKDVIFLMDTSGSQEGEPLTKSKELMKRFIQGLNAEDTFTIIDFANTTNTLSETPLENTPANREKALNYINQLEANGGTELLNGIQSVMRFPSPPTGRLRSIVLLTDGYIGNDQEVIAEVQNKLKPGNRFYCFGVGSSVNRFLLNRLGEMGRGTVQIVRQDEPTETVVETFFKQINNPILTDIEISWQGEGLKPEIYPITLSDLFDNQPLVLFGRKLDRRNGLLRITGTTANGDRYEQTLPVNFPAVNTNESGNIAIAKLWGRAKIKELMNQMFSGETKSGVDAVTRTALSYQLLSNYTAFVAVSEEVRVDPNGTRHTVEVPIELPEGVSYEGIFGTPETPQVQSPTSMAIGRVRSASGYNNYSSQRSPELAPAPSPFQGADRLDTRLNAARNTASTIAVIQVTGISDRTLLEHLNRYLQGLNLPIPINGKISFEMIVDQGNVQRAIFDDLDSNFDLDDNQKEAIIIDQIRRSLLTWQPPTSVSGKIKITLELKATKS
- a CDS encoding GNAT family N-acetyltransferase yields the protein MPIIVVQELTPSQVQDLEQLYKQGWWSHQRTSKDIQKMLNHSDIIIGLVDSDTQKLIGFTRVLTDYTYRALIWDVLVKSSYQNQGLGKKLIDEILTHPTLKDVEAFLLMCLPEMVPFYEKLGFHSSDSVKLMSLETSTHYQEF
- a CDS encoding YggT family protein → MNTTILMWGLGLILGLMTFLFIFRIVLTWYPQVNQQRFPFNLIVWPTEPFLVVTRKIVPPLGGVDITPIIWVGIFSLLREILLGQQGLLRML